From the genome of Rhinatrema bivittatum chromosome 18, aRhiBiv1.1, whole genome shotgun sequence, one region includes:
- the LOC115080070 gene encoding protocadherin gamma-A12-like, which yields MSWTAMVDTKRHRDFKGQLVFCFIIFVACDAAFQQFRYLIPEEMEKGSFVGNIARDLGLNVTDLSRGGVRLIHSGKTQYFTLDLKTGNINVNEKINREDICGPVTQCLLNFELLFEDTMKIYLFEVQIQDVNDNPPSFPSKEIVLEIAETAAPGAHFPLKDAQDPDVGTNSLQSYQLSKNKHFSLDSKMGINGIKYTKLVLDKPLDREEQDVHHLILTATDGGDPVRSGTAQIVVHVLDANDNAPVFSQSIYKVSVKENIPEGTVIVVINATDMDKGVNSEVTYLFWKISDKASKIFQLNSKTGEISVVGNLDFEESEFHEIEIQAKDGGGLYSSSKVLLQVIDVNDNLPEITVTSLFSSVSEDSPAGTTIALFNVNDRDSGENGEVSCSIPRNLPFHLKKSFGNYYNLVTSRELDREQTSEYNITIKVTDKGAISLSTTRTIQLLISDKNDNPPVFDQTSYNVYIVENNPPGFSLYSVIARDRDHDHNSKVTYTIAEGPIHELSVSQYISINSEDGVIYALRSFDYEQLKEFQIQVKAEDGGSPVLSSNVTVTIFILDQNDNKPVILYPSFPMDDSTGVELAPRSSQPGYLVTKVVAVDADSGQNSWLSYELLRATEPGLFTVGLHNGEIRTARFFLDKDHLKQTLIVSVRDNGQPPLSATSTLTVLVTDNISQTFSDLSSLSSPIDAESNLTLYLVIAIAAISCLFFTFIIVLLTLKLRRWRNSQMFDSSSVKFSSVPTSQYVGVDGVRAFLQTYTPDFCLTTDSGESQFKFPMGSSSYIFDDKKTCETNDSTANGKLINNSGDGQKCQELHTATDRKLEYGVNVDAHTSGMTEDVQELDITDNVLEHGNKEDTLEHGTGDYKQEYSTTNDDPENDITDDNPEKGITWQS from the exons ATGAGCTGGACTGCAATGGTCGACACAAAAAGACACCGTGATTTCAAAGGGCAAttggtgttttgttttataatttttgttgcaTGTGATGCAGCTTTTCAACAATTTCGCTATTTGATTCCAGAGGAAATGGAAAAGGGCTCTTTCGTAGGAAATATTGCCAGGGATCTGGGACTGAATGTAACGGATTTATCGCGTGGTGGAGTTCGACTTATTCACAGCGGTAAGACGCAGTACTTTACTCTCGATTTAAAAACCGGAAATATTAACGTTAATGAGAAAATCAACAGAGAAGATATTTGTGGACCGGTTACTCAGTGTCTCTTAAATTTTGAACTTCTTTTTGAAGATACAATGAAGATTTATTTGTTTGAAGTTCAGATTCAAGATGTAAACGAtaatcctccctccttccccagtaAGGAAATAGTGTTGGAAATCGCTGAGACAGCAGCTCCAGGAGCTCATTTTCCGCTGAAGGATGCGCAAGATCCAGACGTGGGTACTAATTCTCTTCAGAGTTATCAACTcagcaaaaacaaacatttctcATTGGATAGTAAAATGGGGATAAATGGTATTAAATATACCAAACTGGTTCTGGACAAACCTCTGGACCGAGAAGAACAGGATGTTCACCATTTAATTCTCACGGCTACTGACGGAGGGGATCCGGTCAGATCCGGAACAGCACAAATCGTCGTCCACGTTCTCGATGCAAATGACAATGCTCCAGTTTTTAGTCAATCCATATATAAAGTAAGTGTAAAGGAAAATATACCTGAAGGTACAGTGATAGTTGTAATAAACGCTACCGATATGGACAAAGGAGTAAATTCAGAGGTGACCTATTTATTTTGGAAGATTTCAGATAAAGCTAGCAAAATATTCCAACTGAACTCTAAGACTGGAGAAATTTCAGTCGTGGGAAATTTGGACTTTGAGGAATCGGAATTCCATGAAATTGAAATTCAAGCAAAGGATGGTGGTGGGCTCTATTCCAGCTCCAAAGTTCTCTTACAGGTCATTGATGTAAATGATAACCTCCCAGAAATTACAGTGACGTCTCTTTTCAGCTCGGTTTCTGAAGATAGTCCCGCGGGTACAACAATCGCTCTTTTCAATGTAAACGACAGAGATTCTGGAGAGAATGGTGAAGTATCTTGTTCCATTCCAAGGAACCTTCCATTTCATTTAAAGAAGTCTTTCGGTAATTATTACAATTTAGTGACTAGCAGGGAGTTAGACAGGGAACAGACCTCGGAATACAACATAACTATTAAAGTAACAGATAAAGGTGCCATTTCTCTCTCTACAACACGAACTATCCAACTGTTGATTTCAGATAAAAATGATAATCCTCCCGTTTTTGATCAAACCTCCTATAACGTGTACATAGTGGAAAATAATCCACCAGGATTTTCACTCTATTCTGTTATTGCTAGAGATCGAGACCATGATCACAATTCAAAAGTCACTTATACAATCGCAGAGGGTCCCATACATGAATTGTCTGTGTCTCAGTATATTTCCATTAATTCAGAGGATGGGGTCATCTATGCTTTACGCTCCTTCGACTATGAACAGCTTAAAGAGTTTCAAATCCAAGTGAAGGCTGAAGATGGAGGTTCCCCAGTACTCAGTAGTAATGTCACTGTTACCATCTTTATACTAGATCAAAATGATAATAAGCCTGTAATTTTATACCCTTCATTTCCCATGGATGACTCCACTGGAGTCGAGTTAGCACCTCGTTCCTCACAGCCAGGTTATTTGGTGACTAAGGTGGTGGCTGTTGATGCTGATTCTGGACAGAACTCCTGGCTCTCGTATGAACTGCTGAGAGCTACAGAGCCAGGTCTCTTCACTGTGGGACTTCACAATGGAGAAATCAGAACAGCTCGGTTTTTCCTTGACAAAGACCATCTCAAGCAAACATTGATTGTTTCTGTGAGAGACAATGGTCAGCCACCTCTCTCTGCCACATCTACCCTCACTGTGTTGGTGACGGACAACATTTCACAAACGTTCTCCGATCTAAGCAGCCTGTCATCTCCCATCGACGCAGAATCCAACCTCACGCTGTATTTGGTGATAGCCATTGCGGCTATatcctgtttgttttttacctttataATAGTACTGCTAACCCTGAAACTCCGCAGATGGAGAAATTCCCAGATGTTTGACTCTTCCAGTGTTAAATTCAGCTCTGTTCCCACCTCTCAGTATGTTGGGGTAGATGGAGTCAGAGCTTTTCTTCAGACTTACACTCCGGATTTTTGCTTAACAACAGACTCGGGAGAAAGCCAATTCAAATTTCCTATGGGTAGTTCTTCATATATTTTCGATGATAAAAAGACTTGTGAGACAAATGACTCCACTGCAAATGGAAAGTTGATAAATAACTCCGGAGATGGCCAGAAATGTCAG GAGCTGCATACAGCCACTGATAGGAAACTGGAGTATGGTGTCAATGTGGATGCACATACATCTGGAATGACTGAAGATGTGCAGGAACTTGATATCACTGATAATGTACTAGAGCACGGTAACAAGGAGGATACACTGGAGCATGGCACTGGTGATTATAAACAGGAGTACAGCACCACCAATGATGACCCAGAGAATGACATCACTGATGACAACCCAGAGAAAGGCATCACATGGCAATCTTGA